The following nucleotide sequence is from Desulfatiglans anilini DSM 4660.
GTCGTGCCCCCGGTGCTCTCTCCCAGGAGGGTGCGGCACAGCGCCGAAAAGGGGATGTCGGCTGTGCCGAGCCAGAGGGAGAAGAGAATCGCCCCCGCGAGAATGCCGGTCATAACCATGGAGATGAAGACGACTTTGCCGGGGGTCACCCGTCGATGCAGGATCATGGCCGCTCCCAGGGGATTTCCGGATGGATGAACCGGGCCGCCTCTTCGAGGCCGTCTACGATGCGGGGCGACGGCCGGTCGACGAGGTCCGAATCGATGAGGTGCACGCGGCCGTTGCGGGCGGCGGGGATGTCCTCCAGACGAAGCCATTCCCGGCGGGCCTCTTCGAACCGGCCCCCGCGGTCCATGGACGAGACCAGGATGACGTCGGGCCGCTGGCGGATGACCTCTTCGAGGCTGATCCTGGGGTAGGCGAAGGGCTCTTCGCTGAAGGGATTCGAGCCGCCCGCCAGGGTGATGAGGTCGTTCAGGAAAGTGTCCCGGTTGACCGTCATGATGGGGCGCAGATTGATCTGCACAAAGACCTTCGGGCGGGGCAGGCCGCGGACCTTCTCCGCCACATCTTCGGCGCGGACCTTCAGGGCCTCCGCGGCGGCGGCCCCGTCCCGGGTGGCTCCGCAGACCTGCCCGAGGAGCGCGATGGTGTCCAGGGCCTCGAATAGGTTCCTGGGGTTGGTGGTGAAGACCTGGATGCCTGCGGCCTCGAGGGTCTCGATAACGCTCCGGCTGTTCCCGTCCACCGTGGCGATGACGAGGTCCGGGGCGAGGCTGATGATCCGCTCGATGTTCAGGTTCACATAGCTCCCGACCTTGGGTTTGCCGAGGGCAGCCGGCGGGTAGGTGCTGTACTGGGTGACGCCGGCCACCCGTTCGCCCAGACCGAGGAAGTACAGGATCTCCGTGATGCTTGGGGCGAGGGAGACGATCCGCCGGGGCGGTCCATCCAGGGTGACGGTTCTGCCCAGCGCGTCGCGGAACGCGCCAGCGGACGCGGGCCTTGCCATGAAGGCGACCAGGATGAACAAACCGATGAACAGGCTGCGGCTCGATAGCATCTTATGCCAAAAAAAATCCCCGAATCACGTTTCGATCCGGGGATAGCCCTGTTTTTATCCGAGAGATCCAGAGGCAGCCGTCTTTCCGTCGCGGCTTACGCCTCGTGTTCAGGCAGGTCTTCTGACTTCCCCGTCCTTCCAGCGACCTTCCCATTCCGGTTGAGGCGGAACAGTGGTCCATGCATGCTGAAAGGTTTCCCTGCGTTGCAGCGGAGCGGAGTTACAGCGGCGGGCCCATCCCCGATTCGCACGGGGTTCCCTATTAAGCCTCGTAAGGCGCCTGAACATGCTTGAGTGGGTTTCCCGCTCCTAACAAGGATCAGGAACCCGGTCTCGCTTCAAGACCAGAAAGACCGGCGCCGATCTATCCCGGGGAAGAGGGCGGGCACCCGGCTGGACTTCACAGCAGACCTTCCGACTACCGGGTAGTGTGCCACACGACACCGGTGCATCAGCGCGATTTCCAGGTTGAAGCGAGTCTGGCGATTATTTTGAGTAAATAGTGTAAGACGAAGGCGGGGATTCTGTCAAGCGGCAAAACGACCGAGAGGCAGAGAGGGCAATGGGGAGCAGCATGCCCCGGGAAAACCGCTATCCGATTGCACCGATGCGTAAAAGGGTGAAGGCAAGGCCCCATGGAAGGGCGGGCCTTGCCTTCACGCCTGTCTTGCTGCTGCCGGTCAAAAACGATTGCTATTGGAGGAAAAAGCCGAGGAACGGTTCGCCGGCAGCCCGATGACGCTGCATCTGGGTTTCAAGCTGGTTGAGAAAAACCCGGAGGTCGAGGGGTGAACAATCCGCCACGTCACCCATGAACTGCATGACCTCATCCGTGTTTTCGATCGTACCGAAGCCCCCCTGCACGACGCTTTGAACGGCCGCGCGGTTGGCCTTGACGAGCTGCCGGGCCTGGATCAGCAGCCTCGGGTGGGTCAAAAGCACCCGCAGGAGGTTGTCCGCCTGGTTGTAGATCATGCCTGAGCAGAACTGGCCGAAGGCGGTCTCTTCCATCACCTTGTCGCGGTAGGCGCGGAAGAGGGCGAGATCCCCGGGCACAGGGAGCATGGTCCGGTAGGCGGCGTACCAGTCGACGCTGGGGCCGTAGGCGCTGCCGTACTGGTAAGTCCAGTATCCGAACTGCACGTCACCGGCCAACTGGCTGTAGCCGATATTGAAATACCCGCCAAGGCCTCCCCAGGAAGACCCCCAGCTGTTCTTGCAGATAAAGGAATTGTTCGAGTCGTTCCATCCGACGACGAGGACGAAGTGGTTGCCTTCGTAAGTTCCGCTTGTCTTGGTGTAAACCCCGGTGCTGTAACTGTAAAAATCGCTGTAGACCTTGTACCACACGACCACGGGGCCGTTGTTATAGATGGCGTTCTTGATCTCGGTGGAGGTGGCGACTTCACCGCTGTTTGCATAACTCCAACTGGTGAAGTAATAGGTTTCATCCTGCCAGTTGGTGCAGGCATTCGAGCAGGGTCCTTTGCTTACAGTGTAAGGGTAGCAGGATTCGACCGCCGTGCCGGTGTTTTTCAGGAAGTCCGAAGCGGTGCTGGCATAGCCTCCGGTGCAGTCACCCGCGGTGCTGCAGGAAAGGACGATCTGCTCCGAGAGGTCGAGGGTGGAGCCGGGAAGGCTGTTGGTGATCATGTACTTGGACTCGAGGGCGGCCACCGGCGCAAAGCAGAAACAGGAGCCGCAACCCCCCTGATTCTTGACCGAACTGACGTAGTTCGACCCGCCTATGTTTCGCCAATCCAATTGCGTAGGGAGGGCGGCCCCCCGGGGGGCTGCCGCGGACGCCTCGGCCTCGGGGCCGGCCGTATCCTCCATGGCCCCCAGGAGCTTGCGGCGCTCTTCAGGGGACATGCGCGTGACGGGGTTTTCCGCGGCGACCCAGTTGGCGCCGGCCGCCTCGATGGCGGCGTTGATTTCATCGATGGTTTCGTCGCAAAAGGCGGGATTGGGTGAAAGCACCAACAGCACCGCCAGGATGACGAGACCGGTCAGCGAAAAAAGGCCTTGTTTTCTTCTTCGATTGTTCATCGTCGCACCTCCCCATCAAAATAGGATTCAAACGGTTGGAAACACCCTTATCGCTAAGGTCGTCCTGCAGCGGTTTTTACCGGGGATCTGGCGTATGAACATCTCCGGGTGCCAAACGCGCTTAGGCAGGCTGATCGGTTTCCCCAGGGAAACCGATCTTTTCGGACAATCTCGGGATCCATTTGCAGGGTTGCCTGTGCGGCGACCTGTGCGCCGCCTCCGTGCAAACGCCCGCTCCTCTATACAGCGGCAAAAGGTCCGCATTTCCGGATGAATATATCGATTGACAGGTTTGCCGGCCCGCCGTTCTAAAAAAACCCGATCGATGCTCGTTCCATCTGTGAAAATTTTTCGAAAGCCGGTGCAGGCCCAGAAGGGAATGAACTTATGGGCGATCACCGTTGGGTGTTTTCGAAGTAATCACTGCGGTTGATGTCAGGAAACTCGAAAACGACGGGGGTACAGGCCCCTTTTTGGATGATGCCGAGCTTGCAGTCGAAGGTCTTCCCGACTTCGATACCGTATTTCCGGATAAACTCCGGTCCTGGATGCCATGAGTTGGTCAGGGTGAGCCATTGCTCCCGACTGACCATATCCGCATAGGTTTGATCATAGGTTTCATCGGTGGTGAAGAGGAATTTGACTTCATGCTGAGGGTATGAAGGGCCGCCGGTTGCTTTGGGTGCGTGGCTCTGTTCGATGGACACGATCTTGGCTTTGCCGTCATAGTAATGGTAGGAACAAGGCCCGGTCGACATGGATTTTTCCGATTCATGTTGGGGGTTTGCACAGGAAAACTGGGGGATGATCAGGGCCGTGCAGGCCAGAAAACAAAGCATCTTCCACATTTTCGACTTCCTCATCCATTCGGGTTGAAAGCGAGGGCCTCCGAAGGGCTTGAATTCCATGCCCTGCAGCCTACCAGAAGCGTCCTTTGTCATGCGGAATCGAATCATGTGCAATGATCGATTCGGGGTCATAAACAAACAACTCTCTGCAAAACTTGGAATGCGGACGATTCCTCCGTAGCAGGAAAAAAACCAAATGAATAGTTGATAGCGCGAAAGAAGGGTAGCAATAAAATACTTTAGAGTTGCATTCCAGCACAAAAGGTAAATGATTGCAATAAAAATGATTCAACCGAATCCATTCGCATGCCTGGGATCACGTCCATGGTTAATTATAAGTGTTTGAAATTGTTTTGTTTGAGCATATCTACTTGAGCATGTGACTGGTGGAGATTCCCACGCGGGGGTCCTCCGCAGTCCGGGGCGCATCAAGCCGCGGATTCGACCAGGTTCCAAAGGGGGAGGATCCCCACGTTCCCGATGATCCGGCGTTCCCGGTCGACGACGGGGATCTCTTTGATGTTGTGGGCAGCCATTCTTTCGAGGACTTCCTCGATATCGTCGTCTTCCAGGGCATAGATCACGTGCTTGTCGGCAATGTCCGATACGGATTCGGCGGTGATCAGGGAGAGGGTCCGCGTGAACGAATGCGGGCGGCGGATGGCCATGATGCTGCGGATCAGGGCTCCGAGTGACACAGAACCCTTCAGCCGGCCTTCGGGGTCCACGAGGTAGAGGCCTCTGACCTGCTCCAGACCGGCGATCTTCCGCGCCACCTCCTTGAGGGGGCAATCCTCCTCGACTGTCAGATAGGACGTGTTGCCAATGGTTTGGAGCGCCTGGGATACCTTCATGTCTTTCTCCCGTCGTAAGAGGTTTCGCCCGCTTTGAGAAGCGCGAAACGGACCAGGGGCAGGCAGAGGATCATGCTGATGATGACCGATCCGATGATCGCGTTGACCAGGATGGAGCCGATCTCCGAGACGGGAAAGATGTTTTCGGCGGTCAGAACGAGGCCGATGGTCCAGCCCGCCTGTGGAGAAAGGGCAAGCCCGAGGTAGCGCCGCAGCGGGTCGGGCGCCCGCGCGATCGAAGCGCCGCACCACGTCCCGGCCGTCTTGCCGGCCAGGCGAGCGACCACGATCAGGAGCGCCAGGGGACCCGCCGATTGGAGCACCCCAAGCTGCATGTGCGCTCCTCCGAGCCCGAAGAACAGGCTGAAAACCGGTTCCTCGATCTGTTCGGCCGCCCTGAAAAACTCCCTGTTTCCCCCCAGATTGACGATCAGGCAGCCGACCACCATGTTGGCCAGGAGACCGGAGAGGCCGAGTGCGTCCGCCACGCCGCTCGTGCTGAAGATGGTGCCGAAAACGACCATCATGTAAGCCTCGCGCTGCTGGATCAGGCGGCCGATCTGAAGGAGCAGGACGGCGCCTGCTCCGCCGAGCAGCAGGGACTTTGCGATAGGGAGGGCGGCCCTGGAGAGCAGAGCCTGGAGAGAGACGTCTCCCGGCCCGGTGAGGGTCTGAGCGACGGCGACGGAAAGGGTGAACAGGAGGATCGTCAGCCCGTAGCTGAGCGCGATGACACTGAGAAGGGCCGTGGTGAAAGGACCGGCGGCCCGCATTTCGCTCACGACCCCGAGGACGGCCCCCGATGCGGTCGCCACGCAGACGGCCCCGATCAAAAGGGCCATGGCGACCTGCATCCTCGACCAACCCGGATCGGCTTCCGGCGGGGCGAGGAGGAAGGGGAGCACCCCGAGCAGACAGGCGGCCGGCACCAGGAAACCGCCTGCGGCCTGAAAGGCCGTGATCGTGAAAATGCTCTTCCCGAGGCGCCGGATGCGTTCGACAATCAGGCTTCCGCCGATCGAGAAGGCGATCAGGGACATCCCGGCCTTGGTCAGGACGAGCAGTTCGCCGCGGATCAAAGGCTCTGGGAGGATGTTTGTAGCCGATGGGCCCAGCAGGAGCCCGGTCAGAAGGTATCCGCCCACCCTTGGTGCATGGAGCAGATTGGCGAGCCGACCGCCGAGATAGCAGAGGAGGAGAAGAAGCCCGACCGATAGAAGGGGGTTCGTGATCACCTTTGAGCACCTTTGCCGGGGGCGGTGGGCGGATCGCCCTGTGCTCCCGGAGCCTCCCTCTGGAAAGATCGATACCGATCCGCGTCGAGGGGTCGAATGCCGGGTACGCTGCCGATGAAAAACCCGAATGGGATAGATCATACCAGAAACCGCTTCCGCGGACAACCCGCCTCCGTCTTGATCCCGGGGCGGCCTTGCCGTCGTCATGAAGGCATGGTAAGCTGAAATGAAATTGTCGCAGCTGAGATTTTGTCTGCCTCCGATGAGCATGCTCGTGTTGAGGCTACGGCACTGCCATAGCAATGAGTTTCCATCCGGAAATGGTTTTTTGGCCAATCTTGGCGTCAATCTGCGCGTTTGCTTGCGTGGCGACCGTCAGGTCGCCTCCGCGCAACCGATTGATTTCCTTGATATTGGCCAAACCGGGACCCGCCGCGAAGCGGTGGGACTGAGCACCCGAAGGGTGTGAAGAAACCGGGACCCGCCGCGAAGCGGTGGGACTGAGCACGCGCAGCGTGTGAAGAAAATTCCTCATTCCCGGATTGGAAACCGGGTTCTCCGGGAAATCATTTCCGGATGGAAACCAATTAGGTTTAGGTTGAAGGAGCCCGGTTAGAAGTCCCATCGAGCGGTGGGATTGTCCCGGAGGGGGTAGTGGCCATGAAGGACGAAGCGAAGACCAAAGAAGAGTTGCTGCGTGACTTGCGGGAATTGCGGGGCCGTTTGGCGGCCCTGGAATCCGATTCGAGCACGGTCTGCCCCGATGAGGAGCAGCAGCGAAGAATGGAGGCGGCGCTGCGCGAATACGAGCGGAAGTGCCGGGTGATTTTCGATCAGACCTTCCAGTTTATCGGTCTTCTGACCCCGGACGGCACCCTCGTGGAGGCCAACAGGACCGCGCTGCAATTCACTGGCGCCCGGCCTTCGGATGTCATCGGCAAGCCGTTCTGGGATACGCCCTGGTGGCGGCATTCGAAACCTTTGCAGGAGCGGCTCAAAGAGGCCGTAAAGCAAGCGGCTGCCGGAGAGTTTGTGCGGTTCGAAGTAACCCATACGGCGGCTGACGGAGAGCTGCGCTGCATCGATTTTTCGCTGAAGCCGGTCCGGGACGAGCGGGGCGAGGTCGTTTATCTCATCCCGGAAGGGCGCGACATCTCGGAACAGAAACGGATTGAAAAAGAACTCCAGCGTTATCGTGAACACCTCGAGGTGATGGTCAGGGAGAGGACGGCACAGCTGGAGGCGGCGAACGAGGACCTCAAAAAAGAAATGCAGGAGCGCCGCCGGGCGGAAGAGGCGGTCAGGGAGCGCGAAAAGACGCTTGTCGAGATCGTGCAGGGAAGCCCGATTCCCACCTTTGTAATCGACACCGAACATGTCGTCACCCACTGGAACAAGGCCTGTGAAACCCTGACAGGCATTCCTGCGGAGAAGATGATCGGGACGAGGGATCAATGGCGCGCCTTCTATCCGGGCGAACGTCCGGTCATGGCGGATCTGATCGTGGACCAGGCATCGGAGGCCGAGTTGGCCGCCTATTACGGGGACTGCCATCGTCCATCGGTCGTGAGGGAGGGCGCCTGGGAAGCCGAACGGTTCTTTCCATCGCTGGGTAAAAAAGGC
It contains:
- a CDS encoding cation:proton antiporter, producing MITNPLLSVGLLLLLCYLGGRLANLLHAPRVGGYLLTGLLLGPSATNILPEPLIRGELLVLTKAGMSLIAFSIGGSLIVERIRRLGKSIFTITAFQAAGGFLVPAACLLGVLPFLLAPPEADPGWSRMQVAMALLIGAVCVATASGAVLGVVSEMRAAGPFTTALLSVIALSYGLTILLFTLSVAVAQTLTGPGDVSLQALLSRAALPIAKSLLLGGAGAVLLLQIGRLIQQREAYMMVVFGTIFSTSGVADALGLSGLLANMVVGCLIVNLGGNREFFRAAEQIEEPVFSLFFGLGGAHMQLGVLQSAGPLALLIVVARLAGKTAGTWCGASIARAPDPLRRYLGLALSPQAGWTIGLVLTAENIFPVSEIGSILVNAIIGSVIISMILCLPLVRFALLKAGETSYDGRKT
- a CDS encoding cobalamin-binding protein, with the protein product MLSSRSLFIGLFILVAFMARPASAGAFRDALGRTVTLDGPPRRIVSLAPSITEILYFLGLGERVAGVTQYSTYPPAALGKPKVGSYVNLNIERIISLAPDLVIATVDGNSRSVIETLEAAGIQVFTTNPRNLFEALDTIALLGQVCGATRDGAAAAEALKVRAEDVAEKVRGLPRPKVFVQINLRPIMTVNRDTFLNDLITLAGGSNPFSEEPFAYPRISLEEVIRQRPDVILVSSMDRGGRFEEARREWLRLEDIPAARNGRVHLIDSDLVDRPSPRIVDGLEEAARFIHPEIPWERP
- a CDS encoding CBS domain-containing protein; the encoded protein is MKVSQALQTIGNTSYLTVEEDCPLKEVARKIAGLEQVRGLYLVDPEGRLKGSVSLGALIRSIMAIRRPHSFTRTLSLITAESVSDIADKHVIYALEDDDIEEVLERMAAHNIKEIPVVDRERRIIGNVGILPLWNLVESAA
- a CDS encoding C1 family peptidase → MNNRRRKQGLFSLTGLVILAVLLVLSPNPAFCDETIDEINAAIEAAGANWVAAENPVTRMSPEERRKLLGAMEDTAGPEAEASAAAPRGAALPTQLDWRNIGGSNYVSSVKNQGGCGSCFCFAPVAALESKYMITNSLPGSTLDLSEQIVLSCSTAGDCTGGYASTASDFLKNTGTAVESCYPYTVSKGPCSNACTNWQDETYYFTSWSYANSGEVATSTEIKNAIYNNGPVVVWYKVYSDFYSYSTGVYTKTSGTYEGNHFVLVVGWNDSNNSFICKNSWGSSWGGLGGYFNIGYSQLAGDVQFGYWTYQYGSAYGPSVDWYAAYRTMLPVPGDLALFRAYRDKVMEETAFGQFCSGMIYNQADNLLRVLLTHPRLLIQARQLVKANRAAVQSVVQGGFGTIENTDEVMQFMGDVADCSPLDLRVFLNQLETQMQRHRAAGEPFLGFFLQ